The region AACGATCATACCAGTTACTGGCATCGACCGGTCGGCTCGTATCTGCGGATCGGCGGATCCCAAGGTGGACTGAAGACGCCCATCCGGATTCTGAGTCGAGGCAGAGCGATCCGGAGGTTCGCCGGCATGACGCGGCTCAGGCACTCCCGTCGACATCTCCGTCTTCCTCGAGGTGAGGCACCGGCAAATAAAGGTTCTTCTCCATCCACTCCCGCACGATGTACCTGATCATGTCGTTGCGCGTCATGCCGAACTCGCCGGCAAGGTCGCGGAGAGCTTCTTCCACATCGTCATCCATAGAGATGTCGCCGGCATTGCGCAGCCGTAGAGCGGCGCGTCGCAGCATGATCTGCAGGTCCGCCCGCGAGATATCTGCGATCCGGTCGGCTGCGTCTTCGAGGAGGTTTGCAGGGTCTGGCATCTTCGTCTTCGTAGCTCTTAGAAGTGCGAACGCCAGCGCGGTATGTAACAACTCGCCGGCAGTGAAAGGCCGGGAGATATCTCACAGCGCGAGAGCCGATAATAGCCCTCTGCCTCCATGCAGTAGCTGGTGTAGAAGCCAGACACGTCAGAGGCTATTCGATACTCCATCCGCTTGACCTCGCAAGCGACCACTGGTTCATCTTACTGTCGTCTTCCCACTGAGAAACCACAATTAGAACCAGGCCGATCACCATAGACGCGCCTAGTAAAATTTTCACCAAACTGCCCAGCGCCTTTAGCATCATCGCCACCGCGCATTGTTATCTAACGGTCAGCCGATAGACCGACAGGCCATAGTAGTCGCCGTTTAATTTGCCGACACCGCATTCGTAATCTCCCCGGTTTAAGCCCGCGTCCGAGGCGGCAAAGGCTAATCCGTTCACTGCGGCTCGGCATTCATCGACGCTTTTAAGGCCGGGTCTACTTTGGAACACAGATAAGTTTGATCGATCAGGGTAATAGAACGCATCAACGGTTTCCCATGGCGCCGCGTCCTCTTTATAGAGTTGGTTCGCGACAAATCTCCCTGGATCACCGAACCAAAACCATAGGGCTACGCCGCCGCAAACGAGTAGTGGCACAAAGCCGTTGTCGCTCATTGCCATCCTCCCGGACGAGACATCGCGCTTCTACCGCCACACCTGTTGCCTGCGGCGTCGTATTGCCAATCGTACTGGCAGTTGCCACGATACCGCCTCGATGGCGCGTAGTAGCCGCCGCCGCAGTTGCCGTTCGCACATACCGCCGCCGCTGTCCCGACCAACGCCAGCCCCACAAGCACGGCAGCGGCCTGCTTTTGCTGAGCGACCATCTGTTGACATTCCAACATGCTCATCCCGCGTCGATTCACTTCGGCAACGAGCTGGAATTGAAACGCTGGATCTTGCGTTTCCAATGCAGTCTTGCAGAGCGCGGCTTTGCTCACGGCCGATGGCTTGTTGTTGAACTCAGCCGGCGTCGTAGTGCAGCTCGCCAACGCAAGCGACATTGCCACGGCGCCATAGCGCCGGACTATCAAACTAATTTTCACGGATAACCCCTCA is a window of Rhizobium sp. N324 DNA encoding:
- a CDS encoding ribbon-helix-helix protein, CopG family yields the protein MPDPANLLEDAADRIADISRADLQIMLRRAALRLRNAGDISMDDDVEEALRDLAGEFGMTRNDMIRYIVREWMEKNLYLPVPHLEEDGDVDGSA